One Methylophaga marina DNA window includes the following coding sequences:
- a CDS encoding ABC transporter permease has protein sequence MTHMLAVKAVVARELTKVFRQRARLLSAMVRPMIWLLVIGSGVGSMLQGEQQAGYLSFLVPGIVAMTLLFAALLSALTLVYDKEFGVMRMMLIAPIPHYLIVIAKLIAAAITAMVQAILLLIILAVIGLIEVEVALWLLLPALATAVCCAAIGGLIAAWSKTLDNFAVIMNFFIFPVFFLSGALYPVTQLPEMLKYIVLINPFSYGVDLMKHAVPSATSDFSIMTDVMVVTGFSIMAISLACWRFSRESVHEPLFHRVTGKK, from the coding sequence ATGACACATATGCTTGCGGTTAAGGCTGTCGTAGCAAGAGAGCTGACAAAAGTCTTTCGTCAACGGGCAAGACTACTCAGTGCCATGGTCAGACCCATGATATGGTTGCTGGTGATAGGTTCTGGTGTGGGCAGTATGTTGCAGGGTGAGCAACAAGCGGGTTATCTGAGCTTTCTGGTGCCTGGTATTGTAGCGATGACCTTATTATTTGCCGCTTTATTGTCAGCTTTGACCCTGGTTTATGACAAAGAATTTGGTGTGATGCGAATGATGTTAATTGCCCCTATTCCGCATTATTTAATTGTGATTGCCAAATTAATCGCTGCAGCCATCACGGCGATGGTTCAGGCCATTTTGTTATTAATCATACTGGCAGTGATAGGCTTAATCGAGGTAGAAGTGGCCTTATGGTTATTATTGCCCGCTCTAGCAACAGCGGTATGTTGTGCAGCAATAGGTGGTTTAATTGCTGCATGGTCAAAAACATTAGATAACTTTGCCGTGATTATGAATTTTTTCATCTTCCCGGTATTTTTTTTAAGCGGTGCGCTTTATCCCGTCACCCAATTACCTGAGATGCTGAAGTATATCGTCTTAATCAATCCATTTAGTTATGGTGTTGACTTGATGAAACATGCGGTCCCCAGTGCGACCAGTGATTTTTCTATTATGACGGATGTGATGGTGGTGACAGGATTTTCCATTATGGCGATTAGCCTTGCTTGCTGGCGCTTTTCTCGCGAATCTGTCCACGAGCCTTTATTCCATCGTGTTACTGGTAAAAA
- a CDS encoding ATP-binding cassette domain-containing protein, with amino-acid sequence MAYKNQYAILSKGLTKQYGQALAVNGLDLSIEPGQFYGLLGPNGAGKSTTIHMLTTMTSASSGQAWIAGLDVSKNAVQTRAAVGLVFQDSALDRMMTVDENLQFAAALYHLNKQQAEQRIAELLSVFGLEKNDIRN; translated from the coding sequence GTGGCTTATAAAAATCAATATGCGATTTTAAGCAAGGGCCTGACCAAGCAATATGGTCAGGCCCTTGCTGTTAATGGGCTCGATCTAAGTATCGAGCCTGGGCAGTTTTATGGTTTGCTTGGTCCGAATGGTGCGGGGAAAAGCACAACCATTCATATGCTAACCACCATGACGTCTGCCTCATCGGGTCAAGCATGGATTGCTGGGCTGGATGTTAGTAAAAACGCCGTTCAAACCCGAGCTGCTGTTGGCTTGGTGTTTCAGGATTCAGCGCTTGATCGGATGATGACGGTGGATGAAAACTTACAGTTTGCCGCCGCTTTGTATCATTTGAATAAACAGCAGGCGGAACAACGTATCGCTGAGTTACTGTCGGTATTTGGCTTAGAAAAAAACGACATCAGAAATTAG
- the pqqE gene encoding pyrroloquinoline quinone biosynthesis protein PqqE, translating to MTTTGSDQNKAPGSTGGAIGMNVRDSIRQPLWLLAELTYACPLQCPYCSNPMDFANVKKELTTEEWINVFRQAREMGATQLGLSGGEPLTRPDLIELIREARNLGFYTNLITSGVGLNADKAKEFKEAGLDHIQVSFQASSEDLNNLIAGTDAFQHKIEMAKAVKAAGYPMVLCFVTHRQNIDQIDEILDLAINLDADYVELATTQYYGWAMHNRDQLLPMKEQLVRAEAIAHEYQEKQKGNMKIYYVVPDYYEDRPKACMNGWGNVFLTVTPDGTALPCHAARELPGMELPNVKELSVKEIWEGSNDFNRFRGFDWMKEPCRSCDEKEKDFGGCRCQAYMLTGDPAMADPVCTKSPDHHLILEAIEKGRQEAEKPADTAKPLVFRNPKNSKEICGL from the coding sequence ATGACAACGACTGGATCAGACCAGAATAAAGCACCAGGCAGTACTGGTGGTGCTATCGGAATGAATGTCCGTGACAGCATTCGTCAGCCTCTTTGGTTATTGGCAGAGCTTACTTACGCTTGTCCATTGCAGTGTCCTTATTGTTCCAATCCGATGGATTTTGCCAATGTTAAAAAAGAGCTAACAACCGAAGAATGGATCAACGTTTTCCGCCAGGCACGTGAAATGGGTGCAACCCAATTGGGTTTATCAGGTGGTGAGCCATTAACTCGCCCCGATCTGATTGAGCTTATCCGTGAAGCCAGAAACTTGGGTTTTTATACGAATCTGATTACTTCAGGCGTAGGGTTGAATGCTGACAAGGCAAAAGAATTTAAAGAGGCGGGGTTGGATCACATCCAAGTCAGTTTCCAGGCGAGTTCAGAAGATCTTAATAACTTGATTGCTGGTACCGATGCTTTTCAGCATAAGATTGAGATGGCAAAAGCAGTAAAAGCTGCGGGTTATCCGATGGTGCTATGTTTTGTGACACATCGTCAGAATATTGATCAGATCGATGAGATTCTGGATTTAGCTATCAACCTTGATGCCGATTATGTTGAGCTGGCAACAACCCAATACTACGGTTGGGCCATGCATAATCGTGATCAACTATTACCAATGAAAGAACAATTAGTTCGTGCAGAAGCTATTGCGCATGAATATCAGGAAAAGCAAAAAGGTAATATGAAGATCTATTACGTTGTCCCTGATTATTATGAGGATAGGCCAAAAGCCTGCATGAATGGTTGGGGAAATGTATTTCTGACCGTCACACCAGATGGTACCGCTCTACCATGTCATGCGGCTCGTGAATTACCAGGCATGGAACTACCGAATGTCAAAGAACTGAGTGTGAAGGAAATCTGGGAAGGTTCGAATGATTTTAATCGTTTCCGTGGCTTTGACTGGATGAAAGAGCCTTGTCGCAGTTGTGATGAAAAAGAAAAAGACTTTGGTGGTTGTCGCTGTCAGGCCTATATGCTGACAGGTGATCCTGCGATGGCCGATCCAGTCTGTACTAAATCACCGGATCATCACCTGATCCTGGAAGCGATAGAGAAAGGGCGGCAGGAAGCTGAAAAACCAGCTGATACGGCTAAACCGCTCGTATTCAGAAACCCGAAAAACTCAAAAGAAATTTGTGGCTTATAA